In the genome of Raphanus sativus cultivar WK10039 chromosome 4, ASM80110v3, whole genome shotgun sequence, one region contains:
- the LOC108850104 gene encoding lysine-specific demethylase JMJ28-like isoform X1 — MSESEAVPDEFRCNRSDGKQWRCKRRALEGKKMCETHTSQLTLKRTKKRAASAESTRSRRGDEASEMERRSKKKRKREVGEAEAVDEAVKKMDLKRGDLQLDLIRMALKREAEKKKKAPKKKKKKKRKEISVNKHFVGEELTKVLPYGIMAISPPSPTTSNVSSPSPSPSPCDVKVGEEPVSLTKRRFRSKNIEPLPFGKMQVVPFKGKLVKAKRRCHWCGTRGFEDLISCLSCEREFFCVDCIEKRNKGSKEEVEKKCPVCCGSCRCKACSASVSGVTECKDSRNVRSGIDRVLHLHYAVCMLLPVLKEINAEDRAEVENNTAEKKGKNLAELQIDSSDLTSDDQQLCCSSRDSAVVDSQKMCTRSSSVLRLSADQDRSQRSLSKKFGLVKCLNGVECCKHPLANACDQSLNKALVDCKREEVKSCRNDLSMRSLFSLEFTSKLETSAEEIVSCYELPETLDKHLRCPFCLGREKPSSSSRLKEASRRRGDSTDNFLYYPTVMDFQQNNLEHFQTHWSKGHPVIVRSVLKGGSNLNWDPIALFCSYLKKSNSKTGNAADGVDWFEVDIGVKQVFLGSLRGGEAETNTCQERLKLEGWLSSSLFKEEFPNHYAEILRSLPIPYYMDPKRGILNIAAGLPDVIQAPNLGPCLNISYRSGEEYAKFDFVKKLGFETCDMVDILLHVTETVVSTKQICRIRKLMQNIGRVRSKNPEKRKESRGKKHDRIDTSYAQRDWSDDSCSSDSESSQHRLGSGEFKVEERESCNDSCEEGSLSNSCGAQWDVFQIQDVSKLLEYIKNHCLELVPTDSSKEQVCHPLLEQSYYLDEYHKARLKEEFDVEPWSFDQCVGEAVIVPAGCPYQNRKNKSCVNAVVNFLSPEHVTESIKRVDELNQLPQNVKTNANKIEVKKMAIYKVSEAIKEIRELTSSDSTAASRL, encoded by the exons ATGTCGGAGAGCGAGGCTGTCCCCGACGAGTTTCGTTGCAACAGGTCGGACGGGAAGCAATGGCGGTGCAAGAGACGGGCTTTGGAAGGGAAGAAGATGTGCGAGACTCATACCTCGCAGCTCACTCTCAAGCGGACCAAGAAGAGAGCTGCTTCTGCTGAGTCGACGAGATCAAGAAGAGGAGACGAAGCGTCAGAGATGGAGCGGagatcgaagaagaagaggaagagagaggtgGGAGAAGCAGAGGCTGTTGATGAAGCTGTGAAGAAGATGGATTTGAAGAGAGGGGATTTGCAGTTGGATTTGATAAGGATGGCGTTGAAGAGAGaagctgagaagaagaagaaagcaccaaagaagaagaagaagaagaagaggaaggagatTAGTGTTAATAAACATTTCGTTGGGGAGGAGTTAACGAAGGTTCTTCCTTATGGCATTATGGCTATTTCTCCACCTTCTCCGACTACAAGCAATGTGtcatctccttctccttctccttcgcCTTGTGATGTTAAAGTAGGTGAAGAACCTGTTTCTTTGACTAAGAGAAGATTCAGGTCTAAGAATATTGAGCCTTTACCTTTTGGGAAGATGCAG GTGGTTCCTTTCAAGGGAAAATTGGTTAAGGCCAAGAGGAGGTGCCATTGGTGTGGAACCAGAGGATTTGAGGACTTGATTAGCTGTTTGAGTTGTGAAAGGGAGTTCTTTTGCGTTGACTGTATAGAGAAAAG GAACAAGGGATCAAAAGAAGAAGTTGAGAAAAAATGCCCTGTATGCTGTGGATCATGTAGGTGCAAGGCTTGCTCAGCCTCTGTGTCTGGAGTCACTGAATGTAAG GATTCTCGGAATGTGAGGAGTGGTATTGACAGGGTTTTGCATCTACACTATGCTGTCTGCATGCTTCTTCCTGTATTAAAAGAAATCAATGCAGAAGACAGAGCAGAGGTCGAAAACAACACCGCAGAAAAGAAAG GGAAAAATCTAGCTGAACTGCAAATCGATAGCTCTGACTTAACCTCTGATGATCAACAGCTCTG TTGCAGCAGTCGTGACTCTGCTGTTGTGGATTCACAAAAAATGTGCACCCGAAGCTCCTCTGTCCTCAGGCTGAGTGCTGATCAAGACAGGAGTCAAAGGAGCTTATCTAAAAAGTTTGGTTTAGTCAAATGCTTGAATGGTGTAGAATGTTGTAAGCACCCCTTAGCTAATGCCTGCGACCAATCTCTAAATAAAGCTCTGGTAGATTGTAAGCGCGAAGAGGTCAAAAGTTGCAGAAATGACCTTTCTATGAGGAGTCTATTCTCTCTGGAGTTTACAAGCAAGTTAGAGACCAGTGCAGAGGAAATAGTCAGTTGCTATGAGTTGCCTGAAACCTTAGATAAACACTTGCGATGTCCGTTTTGTCTTGGAAGGGAAAAACCATCTAGTAGCAGCCGTTTGAAAGAAGCATCCAGGAGAAGAGGAGACTCAACTGATAACTTCTTATACTACCCCACAGTGATGGATTTTCAACAGAACAATCTCGAACACTTTCAGACACACTGGAGCAAAGGGCATCCTGTTATAGTTCGCAGTGTGCTAAAGGGAGGTTCAAACCTGAACTGGGATCCAATAGCCTTGTTTTGTAGCTATCTTAAGAAGAGCAATAGCAAAACCGGTAATGCAGCCGATGGCGTGGATTGGTTTGAG GTGGACATTGGGGTGAAACAAGTATTTTTGGGGTCTTTGAGAGGAGGAGAGGCTGAGACTAATACTTGTCAAGAGAGGCTGAAATTGGAGGGATGGCTTTCGTCTTCTTTGTTTAAAGAAGAGTTCCCAAATCATTATGCTGAAATCCTGAGAAGTTTACCAATTCCTTATTACATGGATCCTAAGCGTGGTATACTAAATATCGCTGCTGGTTTACCTGATGTTATCCAAGCTCCCAACCTAGGTCCATGCCTCAATATCTCTTACAGGAGTGGTGAAGAATATGCAAAGTTTGATTTTGTGAAGAAGTTAGGTTTTGAAACTTGTGACATG GTTGATATCTTGTTGCATGTCACAGAAACAGTAGTGTCAACAAAGCAGATTTGCAGAATAAGAAAGCTAATGCAAAATATTGGAAGAGTAAGATCTAAAAACCCAGAAAAGAGGAAGGAGAGTAGGGGAAAGAAACATGATAGGATTGACACTTCATATGCTCAGAGGGATTGGTCGGATGACTCTTGCAGTTCTGATTCAGAATCTTCACAACACCGTTTAGGCAGTGGTGAGTTTAAGGTAGAGGAAAGAGAGAGTTGCAACGACTCATGTGAAGAAGGAAGCCTAAGCAACTCTTGTGGTGCCCAATGGGATGTATTCCAGATACAAGATGTTTCTAAACTTCTTGAGTATATTAAGAACCACTGTCTGGAGCTAGTGCCCACGGATTCCAGCAAAGAACAA GTGTGTCATCCATTACTTGAACAGAGTTACTAtcttgatgagtatcacaaagCAAGGCTTAAGGAAGAGTTTG ATGTTGAACCATGGAGTTTTGATCAATGTGTTGGGGAAGCAGTCATCGTGCCTGCTGGATGTCCATACCAAAATAGAAAGAACAAG TCTTGCGTGAATGCGGTCGTGAATTTTCTTTCACCTGAACACGTTACTGAATCTATAAAACGAGTGGACGAGCTTAATCAACTCCCTCAGAACGTCAAAACGAATGCAAACAAGATTGAG GTGAAGAAAATGGCTATCTATAAAGTCAGCGAAGCTATAAAGGAGATCCGGGAGCTCACATCTTCTGATTCAACCGCTGCATCGAGGTTATAA
- the LOC108850102 gene encoding transcription factor MYB102, protein MARSPCCEKNGLKKGPWTSEEDQKLIEYIQKHGYGNWRTFPKKAGLHRCGKSCRLRWTNYLRPDIKRGRFSFEEEETIIKLHSFLGNKWSAIAARLPGRTDNEIKNFWNTHTRKKLLRMGIDPVTHSLRLNLLDISTILASSQYNSSSHHVNMSTLMMDSHRQQQQYPLVNPEILKLATSLFSQNQNQNQVVDHDPSTHVNQTGVNQYQINHQELQSYLPPFPNEAQFNDMDQQFNGFGEHTLVSNTSVQDCNIPTFNVYESSGFVLDPFYSDQTFNFATSVLNTPSSSPTMLNSCSTTYINSSSDNIEDEKEHHCNNLMKFDISDFLDVNGVII, encoded by the exons ATGGCACGATCACCTTGTTGCGAGAAGAACGGACTCAAGAAAGGGCCATGGACTTCAGAGGAAGACCAGAAGCTAATTGAGTATATCCAGAAACATGGATATGGTAACTGGAGAACCTTCCCTAAAAAAGCTG GTTTGCATAGATGTGGAAAAAGTTGTCGATTAAGGTGGACTAACTATCTCCGACCAGATATAAAACGAGGAAGATTCTCcttcgaagaagaagaaacaattaTTAAACTTCATAGTTTTTTAGGAAACAA ATGGTCTGCAATTGCGGCGCGTTTGCCTGGAAGAACTGATAACGAGATCAAAAACTTTTGGAACACACATACAAGAAAGAAGTTACTAAGAATGGGGATCGATCCAGTGACTCACAGTCTTCGACTTAATCTCCTCGACATCTCAACCATCTTAGCATCATCTCAATACAATTCCTCTTCGCATCACGTGAACATGTCAACACTCATGATGGATTCTCATCGTCAGCAGCAACAATATCCATTGGTTAACCCCGAAATACTCAAGCTCGCTACTTCTCTCTTCtcccaaaaccaaaaccaaaatcaagTGGTGGATCATGACCCAAGCACCCACGTAAACCAAACAGGAGTAAACCAATACCAAATCAACCATCAAGAACTCCAGTCTTACTTGCCGCCATTCCCCAATGAAGCTCAGTTTAATGACATGGACCAACAGTTCAATGGTTTCGGAGAACATACTCTCGTTTCGAATACGTCGGTCCAAGATTGCAATATTCCAACGTTTAACGTTTATGAAAGCTCTGGTTTTGTGCTAGATCCTTTTTATTCAGATCAGACTTTCAACTTCGCTACCTCAGTCTTGAATACACCATCCTCGAGCCCCACTATGTTAAACTCATGCTCCACAACTTACATCAACAGTAGTAGTGACAATATTGAAGATGAAAAGGAACACCATTGCAATAATCTTATGAAGTTTGATATTTCCGACTTCTTGGACGTTAATGGTGTTATCATATAA
- the LOC108850104 gene encoding lysine-specific demethylase JMJ28-like isoform X3 encodes MSESEAVPDEFRCNRSDGKQWRCKRRALEGKKMCETHTSQLTLKRTKKRAASAESTRSRRGDEASEMERRSKKKRKREVGEAEAVDEAVKKMDLKRGDLQLDLIRMALKREAEKKKKAPKKKKKKKRKEISVNKHFVGEELTKVLPYGIMAISPPSPTTSNVSSPSPSPSPCDVKVGEEPVSLTKRRFRSKNIEPLPFGKMQVVPFKGKLVKAKRRCHWCGTRGFEDLISCLSCEREFFCVDCIEKRNKGSKEEVEKKCPVCCGSCRCKACSASVSGVTECKDSRNVRSGIDRVLHLHYAVCMLLPVLKEINAEDRAEVENNTAEKKGKNLAELQIDSSDLTSDDQQLCRDSAVVDSQKMCTRSSSVLRLSADQDRSQRSLSKKFGLVKCLNGVECCKHPLANACDQSLNKALVDCKREEVKSCRNDLSMRSLFSLEFTSKLETSAEEIVSCYELPETLDKHLRCPFCLGREKPSSSSRLKEASRRRGDSTDNFLYYPTVMDFQQNNLEHFQTHWSKGHPVIVRSVLKGGSNLNWDPIALFCSYLKKSNSKTGNAADGVDWFEVDIGVKQVFLGSLRGGEAETNTCQERLKLEGWLSSSLFKEEFPNHYAEILRSLPIPYYMDPKRGILNIAAGLPDVIQAPNLGPCLNISYRSGEEYAKFDFVKKLGFETCDMVDILLHVTETVVSTKQICRIRKLMQNIGRVRSKNPEKRKESRGKKHDRIDTSYAQRDWSDDSCSSDSESSQHRLGSGEFKVEERESCNDSCEEGSLSNSCGAQWDVFQIQDVSKLLEYIKNHCLELVPTDSSKEQVCHPLLEQSYYLDEYHKARLKEEFDVEPWSFDQCVGEAVIVPAGCPYQNRKNKSCVNAVVNFLSPEHVTESIKRVDELNQLPQNVKTNANKIEVKKMAIYKVSEAIKEIRELTSSDSTAASRL; translated from the exons ATGTCGGAGAGCGAGGCTGTCCCCGACGAGTTTCGTTGCAACAGGTCGGACGGGAAGCAATGGCGGTGCAAGAGACGGGCTTTGGAAGGGAAGAAGATGTGCGAGACTCATACCTCGCAGCTCACTCTCAAGCGGACCAAGAAGAGAGCTGCTTCTGCTGAGTCGACGAGATCAAGAAGAGGAGACGAAGCGTCAGAGATGGAGCGGagatcgaagaagaagaggaagagagaggtgGGAGAAGCAGAGGCTGTTGATGAAGCTGTGAAGAAGATGGATTTGAAGAGAGGGGATTTGCAGTTGGATTTGATAAGGATGGCGTTGAAGAGAGaagctgagaagaagaagaaagcaccaaagaagaagaagaagaagaagaggaaggagatTAGTGTTAATAAACATTTCGTTGGGGAGGAGTTAACGAAGGTTCTTCCTTATGGCATTATGGCTATTTCTCCACCTTCTCCGACTACAAGCAATGTGtcatctccttctccttctccttcgcCTTGTGATGTTAAAGTAGGTGAAGAACCTGTTTCTTTGACTAAGAGAAGATTCAGGTCTAAGAATATTGAGCCTTTACCTTTTGGGAAGATGCAG GTGGTTCCTTTCAAGGGAAAATTGGTTAAGGCCAAGAGGAGGTGCCATTGGTGTGGAACCAGAGGATTTGAGGACTTGATTAGCTGTTTGAGTTGTGAAAGGGAGTTCTTTTGCGTTGACTGTATAGAGAAAAG GAACAAGGGATCAAAAGAAGAAGTTGAGAAAAAATGCCCTGTATGCTGTGGATCATGTAGGTGCAAGGCTTGCTCAGCCTCTGTGTCTGGAGTCACTGAATGTAAG GATTCTCGGAATGTGAGGAGTGGTATTGACAGGGTTTTGCATCTACACTATGCTGTCTGCATGCTTCTTCCTGTATTAAAAGAAATCAATGCAGAAGACAGAGCAGAGGTCGAAAACAACACCGCAGAAAAGAAAG GGAAAAATCTAGCTGAACTGCAAATCGATAGCTCTGACTTAACCTCTGATGATCAACAGCTCTG TCGTGACTCTGCTGTTGTGGATTCACAAAAAATGTGCACCCGAAGCTCCTCTGTCCTCAGGCTGAGTGCTGATCAAGACAGGAGTCAAAGGAGCTTATCTAAAAAGTTTGGTTTAGTCAAATGCTTGAATGGTGTAGAATGTTGTAAGCACCCCTTAGCTAATGCCTGCGACCAATCTCTAAATAAAGCTCTGGTAGATTGTAAGCGCGAAGAGGTCAAAAGTTGCAGAAATGACCTTTCTATGAGGAGTCTATTCTCTCTGGAGTTTACAAGCAAGTTAGAGACCAGTGCAGAGGAAATAGTCAGTTGCTATGAGTTGCCTGAAACCTTAGATAAACACTTGCGATGTCCGTTTTGTCTTGGAAGGGAAAAACCATCTAGTAGCAGCCGTTTGAAAGAAGCATCCAGGAGAAGAGGAGACTCAACTGATAACTTCTTATACTACCCCACAGTGATGGATTTTCAACAGAACAATCTCGAACACTTTCAGACACACTGGAGCAAAGGGCATCCTGTTATAGTTCGCAGTGTGCTAAAGGGAGGTTCAAACCTGAACTGGGATCCAATAGCCTTGTTTTGTAGCTATCTTAAGAAGAGCAATAGCAAAACCGGTAATGCAGCCGATGGCGTGGATTGGTTTGAG GTGGACATTGGGGTGAAACAAGTATTTTTGGGGTCTTTGAGAGGAGGAGAGGCTGAGACTAATACTTGTCAAGAGAGGCTGAAATTGGAGGGATGGCTTTCGTCTTCTTTGTTTAAAGAAGAGTTCCCAAATCATTATGCTGAAATCCTGAGAAGTTTACCAATTCCTTATTACATGGATCCTAAGCGTGGTATACTAAATATCGCTGCTGGTTTACCTGATGTTATCCAAGCTCCCAACCTAGGTCCATGCCTCAATATCTCTTACAGGAGTGGTGAAGAATATGCAAAGTTTGATTTTGTGAAGAAGTTAGGTTTTGAAACTTGTGACATG GTTGATATCTTGTTGCATGTCACAGAAACAGTAGTGTCAACAAAGCAGATTTGCAGAATAAGAAAGCTAATGCAAAATATTGGAAGAGTAAGATCTAAAAACCCAGAAAAGAGGAAGGAGAGTAGGGGAAAGAAACATGATAGGATTGACACTTCATATGCTCAGAGGGATTGGTCGGATGACTCTTGCAGTTCTGATTCAGAATCTTCACAACACCGTTTAGGCAGTGGTGAGTTTAAGGTAGAGGAAAGAGAGAGTTGCAACGACTCATGTGAAGAAGGAAGCCTAAGCAACTCTTGTGGTGCCCAATGGGATGTATTCCAGATACAAGATGTTTCTAAACTTCTTGAGTATATTAAGAACCACTGTCTGGAGCTAGTGCCCACGGATTCCAGCAAAGAACAA GTGTGTCATCCATTACTTGAACAGAGTTACTAtcttgatgagtatcacaaagCAAGGCTTAAGGAAGAGTTTG ATGTTGAACCATGGAGTTTTGATCAATGTGTTGGGGAAGCAGTCATCGTGCCTGCTGGATGTCCATACCAAAATAGAAAGAACAAG TCTTGCGTGAATGCGGTCGTGAATTTTCTTTCACCTGAACACGTTACTGAATCTATAAAACGAGTGGACGAGCTTAATCAACTCCCTCAGAACGTCAAAACGAATGCAAACAAGATTGAG GTGAAGAAAATGGCTATCTATAAAGTCAGCGAAGCTATAAAGGAGATCCGGGAGCTCACATCTTCTGATTCAACCGCTGCATCGAGGTTATAA
- the LOC108850104 gene encoding lysine-specific demethylase JMJ28-like isoform X2 — translation MSESEAVPDEFRCNRSDGKQWRCKRRALEGKKMCETHTSQLTLKRTKKRAASAESTRSRRGDEASEMERRSKKKRKREVGEAEAVDEAVKKMDLKRGDLQLDLIRMALKREAEKKKKAPKKKKKKKRKEISVNKHFVGEELTKVLPYGIMAISPPSPTTSNVSSPSPSPSPCDVKVGEEPVSLTKRRFRSKNIEPLPFGKMQVVPFKGKLVKAKRRCHWCGTRGFEDLISCLSCEREFFCVDCIEKRNKGSKEEVEKKCPVCCGSCRCKACSASVSGVTECKDSRNVRSGIDRVLHLHYAVCMLLPVLKEINAEDRAEVENNTAEKKGKNLAELQIDSSDLTSDDQQLCSRDSAVVDSQKMCTRSSSVLRLSADQDRSQRSLSKKFGLVKCLNGVECCKHPLANACDQSLNKALVDCKREEVKSCRNDLSMRSLFSLEFTSKLETSAEEIVSCYELPETLDKHLRCPFCLGREKPSSSSRLKEASRRRGDSTDNFLYYPTVMDFQQNNLEHFQTHWSKGHPVIVRSVLKGGSNLNWDPIALFCSYLKKSNSKTGNAADGVDWFEVDIGVKQVFLGSLRGGEAETNTCQERLKLEGWLSSSLFKEEFPNHYAEILRSLPIPYYMDPKRGILNIAAGLPDVIQAPNLGPCLNISYRSGEEYAKFDFVKKLGFETCDMVDILLHVTETVVSTKQICRIRKLMQNIGRVRSKNPEKRKESRGKKHDRIDTSYAQRDWSDDSCSSDSESSQHRLGSGEFKVEERESCNDSCEEGSLSNSCGAQWDVFQIQDVSKLLEYIKNHCLELVPTDSSKEQVCHPLLEQSYYLDEYHKARLKEEFDVEPWSFDQCVGEAVIVPAGCPYQNRKNKSCVNAVVNFLSPEHVTESIKRVDELNQLPQNVKTNANKIEVKKMAIYKVSEAIKEIRELTSSDSTAASRL, via the exons ATGTCGGAGAGCGAGGCTGTCCCCGACGAGTTTCGTTGCAACAGGTCGGACGGGAAGCAATGGCGGTGCAAGAGACGGGCTTTGGAAGGGAAGAAGATGTGCGAGACTCATACCTCGCAGCTCACTCTCAAGCGGACCAAGAAGAGAGCTGCTTCTGCTGAGTCGACGAGATCAAGAAGAGGAGACGAAGCGTCAGAGATGGAGCGGagatcgaagaagaagaggaagagagaggtgGGAGAAGCAGAGGCTGTTGATGAAGCTGTGAAGAAGATGGATTTGAAGAGAGGGGATTTGCAGTTGGATTTGATAAGGATGGCGTTGAAGAGAGaagctgagaagaagaagaaagcaccaaagaagaagaagaagaagaagaggaaggagatTAGTGTTAATAAACATTTCGTTGGGGAGGAGTTAACGAAGGTTCTTCCTTATGGCATTATGGCTATTTCTCCACCTTCTCCGACTACAAGCAATGTGtcatctccttctccttctccttcgcCTTGTGATGTTAAAGTAGGTGAAGAACCTGTTTCTTTGACTAAGAGAAGATTCAGGTCTAAGAATATTGAGCCTTTACCTTTTGGGAAGATGCAG GTGGTTCCTTTCAAGGGAAAATTGGTTAAGGCCAAGAGGAGGTGCCATTGGTGTGGAACCAGAGGATTTGAGGACTTGATTAGCTGTTTGAGTTGTGAAAGGGAGTTCTTTTGCGTTGACTGTATAGAGAAAAG GAACAAGGGATCAAAAGAAGAAGTTGAGAAAAAATGCCCTGTATGCTGTGGATCATGTAGGTGCAAGGCTTGCTCAGCCTCTGTGTCTGGAGTCACTGAATGTAAG GATTCTCGGAATGTGAGGAGTGGTATTGACAGGGTTTTGCATCTACACTATGCTGTCTGCATGCTTCTTCCTGTATTAAAAGAAATCAATGCAGAAGACAGAGCAGAGGTCGAAAACAACACCGCAGAAAAGAAAG GGAAAAATCTAGCTGAACTGCAAATCGATAGCTCTGACTTAACCTCTGATGATCAACAGCTCTG CAGTCGTGACTCTGCTGTTGTGGATTCACAAAAAATGTGCACCCGAAGCTCCTCTGTCCTCAGGCTGAGTGCTGATCAAGACAGGAGTCAAAGGAGCTTATCTAAAAAGTTTGGTTTAGTCAAATGCTTGAATGGTGTAGAATGTTGTAAGCACCCCTTAGCTAATGCCTGCGACCAATCTCTAAATAAAGCTCTGGTAGATTGTAAGCGCGAAGAGGTCAAAAGTTGCAGAAATGACCTTTCTATGAGGAGTCTATTCTCTCTGGAGTTTACAAGCAAGTTAGAGACCAGTGCAGAGGAAATAGTCAGTTGCTATGAGTTGCCTGAAACCTTAGATAAACACTTGCGATGTCCGTTTTGTCTTGGAAGGGAAAAACCATCTAGTAGCAGCCGTTTGAAAGAAGCATCCAGGAGAAGAGGAGACTCAACTGATAACTTCTTATACTACCCCACAGTGATGGATTTTCAACAGAACAATCTCGAACACTTTCAGACACACTGGAGCAAAGGGCATCCTGTTATAGTTCGCAGTGTGCTAAAGGGAGGTTCAAACCTGAACTGGGATCCAATAGCCTTGTTTTGTAGCTATCTTAAGAAGAGCAATAGCAAAACCGGTAATGCAGCCGATGGCGTGGATTGGTTTGAG GTGGACATTGGGGTGAAACAAGTATTTTTGGGGTCTTTGAGAGGAGGAGAGGCTGAGACTAATACTTGTCAAGAGAGGCTGAAATTGGAGGGATGGCTTTCGTCTTCTTTGTTTAAAGAAGAGTTCCCAAATCATTATGCTGAAATCCTGAGAAGTTTACCAATTCCTTATTACATGGATCCTAAGCGTGGTATACTAAATATCGCTGCTGGTTTACCTGATGTTATCCAAGCTCCCAACCTAGGTCCATGCCTCAATATCTCTTACAGGAGTGGTGAAGAATATGCAAAGTTTGATTTTGTGAAGAAGTTAGGTTTTGAAACTTGTGACATG GTTGATATCTTGTTGCATGTCACAGAAACAGTAGTGTCAACAAAGCAGATTTGCAGAATAAGAAAGCTAATGCAAAATATTGGAAGAGTAAGATCTAAAAACCCAGAAAAGAGGAAGGAGAGTAGGGGAAAGAAACATGATAGGATTGACACTTCATATGCTCAGAGGGATTGGTCGGATGACTCTTGCAGTTCTGATTCAGAATCTTCACAACACCGTTTAGGCAGTGGTGAGTTTAAGGTAGAGGAAAGAGAGAGTTGCAACGACTCATGTGAAGAAGGAAGCCTAAGCAACTCTTGTGGTGCCCAATGGGATGTATTCCAGATACAAGATGTTTCTAAACTTCTTGAGTATATTAAGAACCACTGTCTGGAGCTAGTGCCCACGGATTCCAGCAAAGAACAA GTGTGTCATCCATTACTTGAACAGAGTTACTAtcttgatgagtatcacaaagCAAGGCTTAAGGAAGAGTTTG ATGTTGAACCATGGAGTTTTGATCAATGTGTTGGGGAAGCAGTCATCGTGCCTGCTGGATGTCCATACCAAAATAGAAAGAACAAG TCTTGCGTGAATGCGGTCGTGAATTTTCTTTCACCTGAACACGTTACTGAATCTATAAAACGAGTGGACGAGCTTAATCAACTCCCTCAGAACGTCAAAACGAATGCAAACAAGATTGAG GTGAAGAAAATGGCTATCTATAAAGTCAGCGAAGCTATAAAGGAGATCCGGGAGCTCACATCTTCTGATTCAACCGCTGCATCGAGGTTATAA